In one window of Janthinobacterium sp. 1_2014MBL_MicDiv DNA:
- the argH gene encoding argininosuccinate lyase — MTDQFSKKGEAWSARFSEPVSDLVKRYTASVFFDKRLALFDIEGSLAHAEMLHAQAIISPADYAEIQRGMAQISQEIAAGQFEWLLDLEDVHLNIEKRLTELVGDAGKRLHTGRSRNDQVATDIRLYVRSAIDDITALLATLRGALTDLAEQHADTIMPGFTHMQVAQPITFGHHMLAYVEMFGRDAERMADTRKRVNRLPLGAAALAGTTFPIDRLRVAKTLGFDDVCHNSLDAVSDRDFAIEFCAASAVLMMHVSRMAEELVIWMSPRIGFIDIADRFCTGSSIMPQKKNPDVPELARGKTGRVYGHLIGLLTLMKGQPLAYNKDNQEDKEPLFDTVDTVIDTLRIFADMAGGITVKPEAMRAAALQGYATATDLADYLVKKGLPFRDAHEAVALAVRACVDAGCDLADLSLEQLRAFSPLTGEDVFEVLTLEGSVAARDHVGGTAPRQVRAAIARVRTQLEK; from the coding sequence ATGACTGATCAATTCTCCAAAAAGGGCGAAGCCTGGTCGGCCCGGTTTTCCGAACCGGTCTCGGACCTCGTCAAGCGCTATACCGCTTCTGTATTTTTTGACAAGCGCCTGGCGCTGTTCGATATCGAAGGTTCGCTGGCCCATGCGGAAATGCTGCATGCGCAAGCCATCATCAGCCCGGCCGACTACGCTGAAATCCAGCGCGGCATGGCGCAAATTTCGCAGGAAATCGCCGCCGGCCAGTTCGAATGGCTGCTGGACCTGGAAGATGTCCACCTGAATATCGAAAAACGCCTGACCGAGCTGGTAGGCGATGCGGGCAAGCGCCTGCACACGGGCCGTTCGCGCAACGACCAGGTGGCCACCGACATCCGCCTGTACGTGCGTTCCGCCATCGACGACATCACCGCCCTGCTGGCCACCCTGCGCGGCGCGCTGACGGACCTGGCCGAGCAGCATGCCGACACCATCATGCCGGGCTTTACCCACATGCAGGTGGCGCAGCCGATCACCTTCGGCCACCACATGCTGGCCTATGTTGAAATGTTCGGCCGCGATGCCGAGCGCATGGCCGACACCCGCAAGCGCGTCAACCGCCTGCCGCTGGGCGCCGCCGCACTGGCCGGCACCACCTTCCCCATCGACCGCCTGCGCGTGGCCAAGACGCTGGGCTTTGACGACGTCTGCCACAATTCGCTCGACGCCGTCTCGGACCGCGACTTCGCCATCGAATTCTGCGCCGCCTCCGCCGTGCTGATGATGCACGTGTCGCGCATGGCCGAGGAACTGGTGATCTGGATGAGCCCGCGCATCGGCTTCATCGACATCGCCGACCGCTTCTGCACCGGCTCGTCGATCATGCCGCAAAAGAAAAACCCGGACGTGCCGGAACTGGCGCGCGGCAAGACCGGCCGCGTCTACGGCCACCTGATCGGCCTGCTGACCCTGATGAAAGGCCAGCCGCTGGCCTATAACAAGGACAACCAGGAAGACAAGGAACCGCTGTTCGACACCGTCGACACCGTCATCGACACCCTGCGCATCTTTGCCGACATGGCCGGCGGCATCACGGTCAAGCCGGAAGCCATGCGCGCGGCCGCCCTGCAAGGCTACGCCACGGCGACCGACCTGGCCGACTACCTGGTCAAGAAGGGCTTGCCTTTCCGCGATGCCCATGAAGCGGTGGCCCTGGCCGTGCGCGCCTGCGTCGATGCGGGCTGCGACCTGGCCGACCTGTCGCTGGAGCAGCTGCGCGCGTTTTCTCCGCTGACCGGCGAAGACGTGTTCGAGGTGCTGACCCTGGAAGGCTCCGTCGCCGCGCGCGACCACGTGGGCGGCA